The window CTCGGCGTCACCTGGCTGCACGAGCCGCTCCTGGACCTCACCGGTCTCTCGGACCAGCAGGCGCTGCGTAGCCGCATCGGCGACGACTACGCCACGTTCTACGCCTTCATGCTCGAAGGGGCCGGCCCTGGACTGGCCCGCATCCTGGAATTCCTCGTGTCGGGCCCGCGCACGCCCGCTCTCGTGCACTGCGCGGCCGGCAAGGACCGCACCGGCATCGTGACCTCGGTCCTGCTCGCCGTCGCCGGCGTCGACCGCGACGCGATCGTCGCGGACTATCTCGCCACGGAACAGCGGATCCAGGCGGTCCGGGAGGCGCTGGTCCAGCGGGAGGAGTACCGGCACCTGCGCGAACGGGCCGCTTCGGACCAGTCCACCGGATCCCTAGGGTCTCTCGCGCTCGACCCGCGCGCCATCATCCGCATCCTGGACATCGTCGAGGCCGCGCCCGGCGGCGTGGCCGGTTTCCTCGTCGCGAACGGCGTGACCGAGGAGCAGATCAGCCGCTGGCGCGACATGATCATCGAGCCGAGCTGACCGGAGGAGAACTCCGTGGCCGGTTTCCGCGGCGGGTTGCCGCCAACCCGCCGTGTCATCGGCCACGCCCGGGCGGGCGCGCTGCCCGCCCGGGCCCGGCCGGACCGCGCGGGAGCCGGCCGTACCCGCCCGCCGCGGGTACCAGCCGCGTGTTTTAGTGGCCAGGTGACCGACTCGACCGACAACGCGGTCCGTTTCGTGGCCGTGTCGCTGGACTGCGCCGATCCGCAGGAGCTCGCCAGGTTCTACCTCGAACTGCTCGGCGGCACGCAGCTGTGGAGCAGCGAGAGCAGCGCCGGCGTGCGGGTGCCGGGCGTCGTGCTCGTTCCGCAGCGGGTGGCCGGGTACCAGCCACCGGTCTGGCCGGGCAGCTCGATCGTGCACCTCGACCTGTCCGCCGGCCCGGACCTGGACGAGACCGTCACCCGCGCGGTCGCACTGGGGGCCCGCGTGGCGGAGCCGCAGTCCGATCCGCGCTGGCGGGTCATGCTCGACCCGGCCGGCCATCCGTTCTGCTTCACCACCCTCGTCCCACCAGACCTGTAGAGGTCGCCGGCCAGGGCGAACATCGCGCGGACACGCTCCCGGTGGATCGGGCATTCGGACCGGTGAACCGTGCTCCGATCATGGCGACTCTCGGTCCTCCGCGACCCTGATGATCGTCTTGCCGGGGGTGCGTCGGTCGGGGGCGAACGCCCAGGGGGCTTCCTGGAGTGTCCGCACGGCCCCGACGATCGGCTTGAGGCGTCCGTCCCGGAGTCGCTGGGCGAGGTCCGCGAGCCGGGCGCGGTCCGGTTCGACGACGAAGAAGACAGCCCGCCCGTCCCGAGGTTGGGCCCTGGGTGGCGCGGCGATGGTGACAAGTGTGCCGCCGGCGCGCACCAGCGCGACCGAGCGGTCGAGGACGTCGCCTCCGATCACATCGAACACCACGTCGACCTCGCCGGCGTCTCTCAGTTGATCAGACCGCAGGTCCAGGAACACATCAGCACCCAGACCGAGCACGGTGTCCCTGTCCGCGGCCCGCCCCGTGCCGATCACGCGGGCACCCACCTCGCGCGCGAGCTGCACCGCGATCGAACCGACACCGCCCGCGGCACCGTGGATCAGGACGGTCTGGCCCGTCGCGAGGCGGCCGTGGTCGAACAGGCCCTGCCATGCGGTCAGCCCGGAGATCGGCAGCGCGGCGGCCACGATGTGGTCGACGTCCGCCGGAAGCGGAGCGAGATTGCGGGCCTCCACCGCGGCGTACTCGGCCAGTGAGCCGTCGCGGGTCCAGTCGGTCAGTCCGAACACCCGCTGGCCAACGGTAAGGCCGGTGGTTCCGTAGCCCAGCGCGGCGACGACGCCCGACAGCTCATGTCCAGGCACGCTCGGCGTCCGGTCGCGGCCGGCGCGGTCAGTCCAGGTTCCCGGCCAGTCAAGCTCCCCAGGGGTGAACCCGGCGGCATGCACGCGCACGATGACGTCGTTCTCGGCGGCGTGGGGGTATGGCATCTCCGTCAGGGAGAGTCCGCGGGCGCCGGCGGCGCGGTCTCGAACGGTGATCGCTCGCATGGCAGTCCTCTCAGCGGTGCGGGTCGTCGCCTGCCCGCCCAGCGCCGATATGCCGGGCGTACACCGGCTGACTCGTCCGGTGGCCCGGGAACGGGGAAGGCGACCCGCGGACGACAGGAAGGGGTGCCCCCCGTGTTTCCGGTGACTCCCGCCGCCGAGGCCGCGCTGTCCGTGGCCACCCGTTTCTACTCACCCGCGCTGCGCAACCACTCCATCCGGTCCTATCTGTGGGGAGCGATGTACGGCACGGCGCACGGCATCGCCTTCGACGACGAGCTGTACTACGTCGCGGCGCTGCTCCACGACCTCGGGCTCACGGAGACGTTCGACGGCCACAGGCTGCCGTTCGAGGAGGCTGGAGGGCAACTGGCCTGGGTCTTCGGCGTGGCGGCCGGCTGGCCGGCGGAGCGGGCCGCCCGGGTCTCGGAGATCATCGTGCTGCACATGCGCGATGACGTGGCCCCGGCCGACGACCCCGAGTCCCACATGCTGCAGGTCGCCACAAGCTGGGAGGTAGTGGGCCGGCGGCCGGAGGAGTTCCCGTCGGACGCGAGGGCCGAGATGCTCGCCCGCTATCCACGGCTGGGATTCGGCGTGGAGTTCCTGGCGTGCTTCGAGGACCAGGCGAGGCGCAAGCCGGGCAGCGCCGCCGCCGCATCCGTCGACAAGGACGCGGCCCGGCGGATCGCCGCGAATCCCCTCGAGAGCGACCCACCCGCCTGACCGGATCGCCGTGGGCCTGTCGTCGCCGTCGCGACCTGGCCGGATCCGCGACGACGACCCGGAAGTAGCGATCCGCCGGTTGACCTCAAGCTCACTTGAGGTTCTACGGTGAACGCATGATCTTCAGCGACGCCGAGCAGCGGTTTCTGCTCCGCCAGCCTCGAGGCCATCTGTCGACCATCGGACCGGACGGCGTGCCGCAGGTCAAGCCGCTCGGTTTCACCTATAACCCCGTTCTGGGAACCATCGACATCGCGGGGTACGCGATGGCGTCCAGCGCCAAGTACCGCAACGTCCAGGCCAATCCGCGGGTGGCCTTCGTCGTCGACGAGGTGACCGAGCCGACCATGCAGGGCGCGCACTTCCTGGAGATCCGCGGCGTCGCCGAGACCGCCAGCCACCCGCCCACCGACGCGCATCTCGCCACGGAGATCATCCGGATTCATCCGCGGCGGGTGGTCGCCTACAACGTCGATCCGGACAGTCCCGGCCTGCACACCCGCGACGTCACACAGGACGGCACGCGCGACGGCGACCTGCCTGGCCGGGTGTGAGCACATGCGCGCGATCGAGGTGTCCCGCTTCGGCGGCCCGGAGGTTCTCGTACCCACCCAGCTTCCCGACCCGGTTCCCGGGGCGGGTGAGGTCCTCGTCGCCGTCACCGCCAGCGACGTGATGTTCGTCGACATCCTGGTCCGGTCCGGGGTGGGCAAGGACTTCTTCCCGATCCGGCCCCCTACGTGCCGGGCAACGGGGTCGGCGGACAGGTCGTCTCGGTGGGCGACGGCGTCGAGGACGGCTGGCTGGGGCGTCGGGTCATCACCCACACGGGCGGCCCCGGCGGATGGGGAGGTTACGCCGAACGGGTCGTCGCCCCGGCGGCGGAGCTGGTGGCCGTGCCCGACGGCGTCGACCCGCTCGACGCCGTCGCGGTGCTGCACGACGGACCCACCGCCCTGCGCATCACCGAGCTCGCCCGCGTCGAGCCCGGGCAGCGGGTCCTGGTCCTGGGGGCCGCCGGAGCGATGGGCATCCTGCTCGTCCAGCTGCTGCGCGCCCGCGGCGCGCGGGTCATCGGCGCGGCCCGCGGCACGGCGAAGCTCGACGCCGTCGCGGCCGCGGGCGCCGAGGCCGTCGTCGACTACAGCCACCCAGGCTGGACCGACCAGGTACTGGAGGCGACGAGCGGCACCCGCCCCGACGTGGTGCTCGACGGGGTCGGCGGCGGCCTCGGCCGGGACGGCTACGGCCTCGTCGCCGACGGCGGGCACTTCTCCGCCCACGGCACGCCCAGCGGCTCCTTCGCCCAGATCGACCCGGACGACGCCCGCCGGCGCGCCGTGACGACCAGCGGCATCGGTGACCTGCAGATTCCAGCCGCCGAACGGACCCGCCTCGTCCGCGAGCTGCTGCCCGACCTGCGTCATCGGCTGCGACCCGTCATCGGGCAGACGTTCCCGCTCGCGCAGGCGGCGCGGGCCCACGTGGCGCTGGAGAACCGAGACGCGATCGCCAAGACGGTGTTGACCGTGGACTGAGGACCGAACGCTGGTCAGGTCGGCGGCAGCCGCGGCCCGCTCCCACGGAGAGGGAGGAGCACGGTGACCACGGCGCCGCCGTCGGGATGGTTGGCGGCGGTCACGTGGCCGCCGTGAGCCGTCGCGATCGCGGCCACGATGGCGAGCCCGAGACCGGCGCCGCCGTCGACGCGGCCGCGAGCGGCGTCGGCGCGGGTGAACCGTTCGAAGGCGCGCGGAAGGAAGTCCGGTGGGAAGCCCGGGCCACGATCCCGAACCTCGATCATCACGGCGGGCGCGGCGGGCGCGGCGGGCGCGGCGGGCGCGCCGTTGCCGCTGAGGTCGAGGGGACCGACGCCGGTCGCACCGACGCCGGTCGCACCGAGGTCGGTGAACTCGACCCGGACGTCGATGGCGGAGCCGGCGGGCGTGTGCCTGATCGCGTTGCTCAACAGGTTGTCGACCGCCTGCCGGACCCGGTCCGGGTCGACGTCGAGGACGACGGCCTGCGCGGGGGCAAGCCGAAGCGTGGTCCCGGCGCCCCGGGCCGCGGGCATGGCGGCCCTGACGGCGCGTTCCAGAAGCGGCGTGAGCGGCGTCCGCTCCCGGTGGACGAACTGGTCGGGATCGGCGTCATAGCGGGCGAGCGCGAGCAGCGTCTCGGCCAACCGGATCAGGCGGTCGGTCTCGACGGCCGCGTTGGACAGTGCCTCCGTCAGGTCCTCACGGGTCCGGCCCGGCCGCAGGGCCAGGTCCACCTCCGCCTTGAGGTTGGTCAGCGGGGTGCGCAGCTCGTGGCCCGCGTCGGCGACGAAGGCCCGGTCGCGCGTGCGCGCGGCGTGCAGGCGATCCAGCAGGTCGTTCATGGTCGTGGCCAGCGCGGCGAGCTCGTCGCGGGTGGGCGGGATCTCCAGGTGGCCGCCGAGGTCGGCCCCGCCCATCGCGGCGGCCTGCTGGCGCATGCGCTCGACGGGTCGCAGCGCCGCGCCGGAAAGCCACCACGCCGCCAGGGCGGACAGCGCGATCAAGGGGGCGCAGGCCACCACCATCACGTCACGGATGCGGTCTTCGGCGTCGTCGGTGATGTCCTGGGGCGCGCCGACGACGAGCACCACCCGGCCGGCCGACGCGAGGTCGACGGGCTCCGCGAGGAGCCTCGCCTTCTCCCCCTGTATCCGAACGGTGACCAGGATCGTCCCGCCCTGGGCCTCTCTGATCACGTCGGTGCCGACCAGCGGCCGCATCTGCGT of the Pseudofrankia saprophytica genome contains:
- a CDS encoding tyrosine-protein phosphatase, which gives rise to MTTAHHVPSWIELAGAHNVRDLGGLPAAGGTVRPRVLLRGDNLDGLTTEDIALLRDDIGLRGVVDLRAPFENPRAAEWFPRLGVTWLHEPLLDLTGLSDQQALRSRIGDDYATFYAFMLEGAGPGLARILEFLVSGPRTPALVHCAAGKDRTGIVTSVLLAVAGVDRDAIVADYLATEQRIQAVREALVQREEYRHLRERAASDQSTGSLGSLALDPRAIIRILDIVEAAPGGVAGFLVANGVTEEQISRWRDMIIEPS
- a CDS encoding VOC family protein — its product is MTDSTDNAVRFVAVSLDCADPQELARFYLELLGGTQLWSSESSAGVRVPGVVLVPQRVAGYQPPVWPGSSIVHLDLSAGPDLDETVTRAVALGARVAEPQSDPRWRVMLDPAGHPFCFTTLVPPDL
- a CDS encoding NADP-dependent oxidoreductase, with the protein product MRAITVRDRAAGARGLSLTEMPYPHAAENDVIVRVHAAGFTPGELDWPGTWTDRAGRDRTPSVPGHELSGVVAALGYGTTGLTVGQRVFGLTDWTRDGSLAEYAAVEARNLAPLPADVDHIVAAALPISGLTAWQGLFDHGRLATGQTVLIHGAAGGVGSIAVQLAREVGARVIGTGRAADRDTVLGLGADVFLDLRSDQLRDAGEVDVVFDVIGGDVLDRSVALVRAGGTLVTIAAPPRAQPRDGRAVFFVVEPDRARLADLAQRLRDGRLKPIVGAVRTLQEAPWAFAPDRRTPGKTIIRVAEDRESP
- a CDS encoding HD domain-containing protein, which gives rise to MFPVTPAAEAALSVATRFYSPALRNHSIRSYLWGAMYGTAHGIAFDDELYYVAALLHDLGLTETFDGHRLPFEEAGGQLAWVFGVAAGWPAERAARVSEIIVLHMRDDVAPADDPESHMLQVATSWEVVGRRPEEFPSDARAEMLARYPRLGFGVEFLACFEDQARRKPGSAAAASVDKDAARRIAANPLESDPPA
- a CDS encoding PPOX class F420-dependent oxidoreductase; translated protein: MIFSDAEQRFLLRQPRGHLSTIGPDGVPQVKPLGFTYNPVLGTIDIAGYAMASSAKYRNVQANPRVAFVVDEVTEPTMQGAHFLEIRGVAETASHPPTDAHLATEIIRIHPRRVVAYNVDPDSPGLHTRDVTQDGTRDGDLPGRV
- a CDS encoding zinc-binding dehydrogenase, giving the protein MPGNGVGGQVVSVGDGVEDGWLGRRVITHTGGPGGWGGYAERVVAPAAELVAVPDGVDPLDAVAVLHDGPTALRITELARVEPGQRVLVLGAAGAMGILLVQLLRARGARVIGAARGTAKLDAVAAAGAEAVVDYSHPGWTDQVLEATSGTRPDVVLDGVGGGLGRDGYGLVADGGHFSAHGTPSGSFAQIDPDDARRRAVTTSGIGDLQIPAAERTRLVRELLPDLRHRLRPVIGQTFPLAQAARAHVALENRDAIAKTVLTVD
- a CDS encoding sensor histidine kinase, which codes for MPLRIRLAALFGLGTALVLAGAGVLFYVQLRASLSQSLDATLSARAEALRTRIAGTNTSPERALAPASPLTQLVSTDGRVLAASPTTQMRPLVGTDVIREAQGGTILVTVRIQGEKARLLAEPVDLASAGRVVLVVGAPQDITDDAEDRIRDVMVVACAPLIALSALAAWWLSGAALRPVERMRQQAAAMGGADLGGHLEIPPTRDELAALATTMNDLLDRLHAARTRDRAFVADAGHELRTPLTNLKAEVDLALRPGRTREDLTEALSNAAVETDRLIRLAETLLALARYDADPDQFVHRERTPLTPLLERAVRAAMPAARGAGTTLRLAPAQAVVLDVDPDRVRQAVDNLLSNAIRHTPAGSAIDVRVEFTDLGATGVGATGVGPLDLSGNGAPAAPAAPAAPAVMIEVRDRGPGFPPDFLPRAFERFTRADAARGRVDGGAGLGLAIVAAIATAHGGHVTAANHPDGGAVVTVLLPLRGSGPRLPPT